GGTTCTGTCTCGCTCTGGCCCTGCAGTGCCCTGGGCCTGGAGGACTTAGAGCCAGGTGCCGCCAGGAGCTGTTGGGGAGCCGGTGTTCCAAGAGGCTCTGCGCCTCCCTGGTCAGAACGCTGCctgctccccgccccacccccagccagacCCACTGCTCTGCCAGCTCGCAGGGGGAGGCCCCGGGCCTCAGGTGAAAGCTGCAGGTTGAGAGGTCAGAAGTGGGGTGGACGGGCGCCTGGCCGCCCCGGGGCGGCGGTGGGCAGGTGGGCGGGGCGTATGTACAGGTGCGGGCGGCATCGGGCGGGCAGGGTGGAGGGGCGCAGCTCACTCGGGGGTGTAGGACACCTGCCACACGATGATGTGGCTGCGCTCGGCCTTGGACAGCACCGGCTTCACCTGGCTGACATCCCCAGCGCCCTCCTCCGGCTCGTCGTCCTCGCCGTCGCCTGAGGAGAGCACAGCTGCGTGAAGGGGCTGCCCGCCCGTGAAGGGGCCGCCTGCCCAGGACACCCCCACCGCGCCCCGTGGCGCGCCCTCACCAATGCGGAAGTCGATGTAGCCCTCCCCGCCGCTCAGCACCAGCACGTTCTTCAGCTTCTGGGCCTCGGCATCTGCAGCAGGAGCGGTGGGCCCAGGGCCCTCGGAGGGGCTGTCGAGCACACTGCCGTTCAGGGTGGCCAGCACATTCCCTGCCAAGGGCACAAGCCTTAGCAGGGCAGCGGGGACCCCGCACGGTCTCCTGCCAGGGCCTCGCTGCAGCCCtcggggtggggtaggggggctGCCGGGAGCTCACCTGGCACCGAGACGAAGAACTTGACGGCATCCCGGTGGCCGTGGAAGCAGAGCTGCGCCTGCGCCATGGAGCAGTAGGGGATGAAGCTGCTGGCTGCCCGGTCGCTGCTGTCGTCGCCGTACACGTGGATGACGCCGCCGGGGCGGGCCCCCTCTCCCGACGTGGGGGACGTCTTGTTGGCTAAAGAGAGAGGGGCCGGGGGCGCTGAGCCTGCCCACTGGGCAGGTGGGCCTTCCAGCAGgcaagggatggggtggggcctGCTTGGGGCCCTCAGCTGAGCCAAGGGCAAGGCCATTTCAGCCCCAGGGCATCCAGGATGGGGGCCTCCTGAAAGCAGACGGTGGGCACTTTGGACTCACCTCGCAGCCCCAGGAGCTGGCCTCGGTGCAGGACCACGGCTGGGGAGGGTGAGGGCAGggcaaggaagggagagagacaggtGGTCACAGAGGAACTGGGCCAAGGGGGCTGTGCCCGGGCAGCCCACATCCGCCCGTGGCCTGGCAGCGCGCCCACCCGGGCCCCTGATGTGGGCCCACCGGCTCTGCAGGCACCTGGGGGCACTCACTCTCGGTCAGGGGGATGGAGATGACGACTCCATTGCCGGTGCCCACCCAGAGGCGGTTGCCTGCGATAAGCAGGGCTGTGATGCGCACGAAGGAGAAGCCCAGCTTTCCCGTgcctgtgggggcggggggtggtcagCGAGGTGGCCTTGGGGGACCCCCGCCCCCACACGCTGGCCGGCCGCCCTCACCCAGCATCTTGCTGACGTAGGGCTCGATGTCCACGTCCTGCAGGTGCTGGTGGGTGTGGGCGTGGTAGAGCCGCAGTGTGGAGTCCAGGCGGATGGACACCCAGACCCCGTCACCAATCCATGCCAGCTGCCGCACCTGGCTCTCCCGCCGTGGGTGGGCATCGAACGACTTCTGTGGGGTCAGGGCAGCCCGTCAACGGGGCAGAATCCCTGAAGCTGCCACAGCAGAGGCAGCTCACGGCCACCTTTCAGGGCCTCATTGCCCTCTCCTTCTGGGGGCCCCGGGACCTCCCCACAGCTGTGCCAAGGGAGGTGCCTGGGGCCTGCGCAGACTGTGACTGCTGGGTCAGGGGGAAGCAGCAGGCGGGCTCCAGGCAGACAGGCTTTCACAGCCCAGCCGCCCTATGCTGGCCCATGACCTCAGACGAACCAGTTGCCCCACTGAGGGCGTTTCCTGCAACCCCACGAAGCCCCCACGTGGGGAGCCCTGCCGCACTCGCCTCGATCTGCATGGTCTTGGGCTGGATGACGTGCACCTTGTTCTTGTAGCCACACCAGACGCGGTCGTGCACGACGGCCATGCAGCGGATGGAGTGGTGCGGGTGGCCCAGGTCCATCAGGTGGTAGTTGCTCAGGTCCCACTGGCCGTCTGCAGAGAGCCCGCGAGCCCTGCTCAGGCCTGGCTGCGCTGCTTCTGCTCACGTGGGGGGGTCACGCCCTGAGGGGATGTCAGGCCCCCCCGCACCCTCAAGCCAGGTCTCACCTTCACCCCGGTGGAAGATGGCCAGGGTCCCGTCGGCCAGAGCCACCAGCACGCGCCCCTTCACATGCCTGTGACAGGAGGGCAGGTGGGTGGTGACCTGGGCTCAGGCCACCGCCCttggccctccctgcccacccgccCCGGCGGGGTCACGCACACCAGGCTCAGCACCGAGTCCTTCAGCTTGATGGAGTGCAGACACTTCTTCCAGTTGGCCACAGCCGAGTGCACATACAGCCTGCAGGAGGAGGCCAGTGGGCGGGGGTGCCCAGGgtgccctccccaccccgaccccTGCGACCCTGCGTACCAGCCGTTTTGGGCTCCCAGCCACATGGTGGGTGCGGCACTGGTGCTGCCCGCGGGGTCCCCGCTGGGCTCCGGCTCGGGCTGCACACCACTCACGTCAGCCTCTGGCCCGTTCTCACTGTGGGGAGGATGGCGGCTCCAGGGAGGTCCACGGAAGCCTGGTCCCACCCCCGCCAGTCCTCCCAACTCCCACTGCCCCATCCTGAGAGAGCCCACCTGTCAGGCTgggtgctggggggtggggtgggggccgggTCCGTAAAGACATGCTCTGTGAGGGGCCCGGGCCTCACGGCGGCTGCCTCTGCCTCGCTGGGCCCTGCATCTGGCACCTCCGTGGCCTCCGTGGCCTCCTCCGTGGATGGAGCCGGGTTGACCTTCCCATTGGCGACAGCCGACACCTCCCCTGTGGAAGGGAGGGGTGAGAGGAGATGGCCACGGGCCTGGCCTGGGACTCACCCTGGCCCTCGTCCAGCACTGGGGTGTCCCCTGGGCCCAGGACTCACCCTGGCCCTTGTCCAGCACCGGGGTGTCTCCCCGGGAGGAGCAATTGCTGCGTGGTACATTGCAGCGCGTGGCACAGCCCACCAGCGTGATGCCAGCCAGCACCCCATCTGCGCCTGAGTCCTCGGGGTTCACGTCGCTGTCCAGGAAGATCTCCCCTGGAGGGTAGTCGCCGTCGCTGGCGGCTGGAGGGAGTCACAGCCGTCACCCAGCTCTGAGGGGCCCCCGTGACACCCCCCAGCTCCAGTCCCAGTGTGGGTgttgggaggggaggggctgcctGTGACGCCACCCCATCTCCTTGTCCCGGGTGAGCGCCGCACTGGGGTCTCCACCTCTGTCAGCGACAGGACGGGGCGGTGAGCTCCCCCCTGGACGCCCGCCCTGGGGACCCAGCACCCACCAGGGATGCTGGAGATGCAGAGCACGTGGGCATTGCACACGGTGAACTGATCCACAACAGTGCCCGGCTGGTTGGCGTCGATGACCACCACTTTGCTGGTGGTCAGCGTGCTGGTGAGGATCCACACACGGCTGGAGGTGGCATCTGCCTCGGGGAGCTCCTTGGCCTGTTTTCAAGCACAGGGACAGGCTGGGGCACCCACTATTCTGGCAGCAACGGGGGCCAGTAAGGGGGCCCCACAATCTCTCAGGATCTGGCCTTGCCCATGGCCTCGCCCTCCCCTGTGGCCAGGACGGCAAGAAGGCAGAACTGTACTCCGTGTCTAGGTCCAGGAACTCAGAGCCTCACCTCCCCAGAAGAAAGCTTAGTTCCCAGCATTAAGGCGCTGACTCCTACCTCAAGCCTGGAGGTGAAGTGAAGCCCCAGCATCCAGCCCCTAGCCTAGCTCCCTGGCGGCAGAGACGCTGCTCCAACCTGGCTGCCCTAAACCTTCGCCCCTCCTCGCTGCCCCGCCCACCCGCAGCGGATCTCAGGTGAGCCCGGTCTCCGGCCACTGTCCCCAGCTGTTCTCCAGACTGGGCGCGCAGAGCCCTCTGGACGACAGGACGCCCGCTACCCTGACCTTCTTCTTCTCGGGGGACGCGTGGTTGCTCTTGGCCTCTCCTTCCACTTCTCGGTCGCAGGTCAGAGGGTCGCGGCCCGGCGCGGGCTTGACTCCATTCCCAGGGCCGTCCTCACTCAGCTTCCAGCCGCTCAGGTTGACGCCCGCGGCACACCACAGCTGGGGGAAGGCGGCCGTAAGGTCGGGGAGCCGGCCTCCCCCGGCTTCCCCGCCCTCCTGGACGTAGCTTCTGGGGGCCTCTGCCGCCTGGCGCGCTCCGGAGCCTCACCTTCATGGTCGGGTCCTTCTCCACCAGCGGGCGGCAGTACACGGGGACCGGCACATTCTTCATGCGGGTGTCCTCCTGGCCCCCGTTGGGACTCAGCTGCAGGAACAGGGCAGCGCGCGCTGTGGGTGCCAGGCCGGGCCGGCTCACCGGCGTGCGGCTGCCGTCCGCACTTGGGaccgccctgccccgcccccgccccgccccgccccgcccctgtcCCAGCCCCGCCCCATCGTGTACTTGGGACCCCGCCCTGCCCACGCCCCCGCTACGCCCAGCACCTGTTTGTACCTgggaccccgccccgccccagcaCCTCCTTGTAGTTGGGGCCCCGCCCACGGCCCACCCACGACCCGCCCCAGCACCTGCTTGTACTTGGGACCTCGCCCtgtcccgcccccgccccgccccagcaCCTGCTTGTACTTGGCCGGCAGACTCCAGCCGCAGGCCTGCAGCCGCCCGTCGTCATTGCGCACGTGCTCGCGCACCTGGCGGTACTGCTCGCGCTTCTGCTCCCGCCGCGCGGACGACGTGCAGTCGCTGGCGGGGAAGGGCGGGCAGGTCACTGGGTCTGCAGGAGGGCGCCTGTGCCCCGGGGCTCCCCGTCCTGGACCTGCACTGCCCCTGCCGGGCGCGCATCTGACGGTTCGGAGGCCACTCCAGCAGCTGCCTCGGCCCAGATGTCCCTGTCGCCGTCCTCCACGGCCGacccccttccttccccctcccttctGGGGAAACCCCACAGTCTTCTGACCTGGCATAGAATTCCCCATTCGGCCCTGGACCCAGATTCTTAGCTTCAAAACTAAGGACAGCACAAAATTCCAGACACAAACTCATTCCCCAGAAAGAAGCTCAACGCTGCAGGAAAAGTTCCTGTCAACTCCGAGAACCTCTGTGGAGTAGAGGGTGCAGGAGCCGCCCGGTGGGGCCTAGGGTCGCTGCTGGTTGCCTGGTGGGGGTCACCAGAGGAGCAAGGCCCAGCCCCTGGGACCATGCGGAGGGAGTGGGGGGGAGCATGGCCTCGGCCAGGGATGCCCAGTGCTCCCACGGGTGTGCACCCTCGGTGGGACCCCAGAGCAGCACGGTGGGGGCCGGAGGGGAGGGCCCGGGAGACTCACTCATCTGGGAAGAATTCCAGGGGCCGGCTGCCCGCTGAGCTCTGGCACATGCCGTGGTTGCGGCGCTGGCTGAAGCCGGCTGTGGTGGGCGACTTGTAATGGATGTTCACAGAGGGGTATGACCGCTTGGCTGGAGGCGGGCTGGACGAGGAGCTGAAGAGGCGGCTGAAGCTGCCAGCGAGGCACAGGGAGTGAGGGCAGGCCCAAGGGGCAGCCTCCCCAGCAGCCACTGCCCACACCCGCCCAGAGCCCCCAACTCACAACTGCCAGATGGTGGACTTCTTCTTCTCCTGGACAGACGGGTGCTCGCGGGATGCTCtgcagggaaggggtgggggagaggcccTGCTCAGCCCAGGCCAGCCTGACTCTGCCCTGCCCAGTCCAGCCAGCCCCCGTGCCATCACTgggccctcctgcctcccttgCTTCAGACCCTCCCCCTGGACACAAGCACGGGAGCATCGGATGAGAGGGGCTCCTGGGTGTTACCCATCACTTCCTAGAGGGATCCTGCTGCGCTGGCCCTGATGTGCCCCAGCCTCTCTCTAGCCCAGAGGGTGCATCCACTGGCCAGACCAGGGCTGTACCAGAGGCCTGGCTCTGCTGGCCCCTGCAGAttcaccagggaggccctggcaCCCTCAGTCTTtcaggaagagaggggaagggggaggtcAGCTACACTTCCCTCCCCAGGACCTCTGAGAGTGATCCCCGCCCCCGACCACAGGAGTCTGGAGGCCCACCTGATCATCTCGGTCCACCGCACGGCCTCCTGTAGCTCCATCAGCCGCTCCTTGTACTGGTTGCGCTCCATGAGCACGCGAGCCATCTCCACCCGCGTGAAGCGGCGGCGCTGCGCCATGGGGATTTTGTCCTGCAGGGAGAGTGCCGCTGCTCAGCGGTGAGGGGCCGCCTCTGGGAGTGGGCGCACCCTAGGGCGGCTTCCCCATGGGCTCAGGCAATGCGGTGGGGAGGGCTGGGCACGGGACAGCACCACCCACCGGGAATGGGTCCCCTTCTTCCTAGAAGGCCACATGGCACACTCCAGGGCCACTATGCGGTGTGTTTACCTAGGAGCTCCTGGCAATCCCAAACGCCCTCATCAAGGCTAACAGGTGGGACTGGCCCATGGGCACAGCAGTAAGAGAGGATCTGGGGGGTCTGGTGAGCAGGACCTGGGTCACTACGTCAGAACTCATCGCTTAAGGTACCGGTGAAGCTGCTGTCCCTGGCAGAACCGTGTCCTCATGCAGCCCTAGCTGGGGTCGCCCTCCCTGAGTGCCCCCCGGACCGGCACTTGGAGTTCACAGCTGTGCTTGCAGCCTCAGGCCCCATACAAGGCCAAGGCACTGATCGGGCGCCTCCCCCACCAGGCCCCAGGTGGGCCTTGGGGAGTGGCAGCTGCCCAGGACACCTGTGGCTCTGTCCCCTCCTAGAGTATCTGGAGGTGGGGGCTGCGTAGGGTGGGCCAGGTGAGCAGCTAGTTTCCCAGGTGCTGGCTGTGGGACTGGTCTGATAGGTGTGTCACACGACCCCACAGCTGATGAGTGTGAGGTTAGCATCCAAACGTCACCCCAGGTTAGAGGCCCAGGACCGCCCTCTGTGTAAGGAGGGCAGCCAGGTCACTGGGCCGGGTGAGCAGGGAGAGCCCGCCTGTGACTGTGCGCAATCCACAGCTGCTAGGACCTGGGTGAGGTGGCATCCTACAGACAGTGGGGCTGGTTCTGACCTCATAGAGTCCAGGGTGGGGGTGCTGCTGCTGGGTGCAGGCTTCACACAGGAGATGGGCACAGAGACCGGAACTAGGGCATCCCGCTGACCGCCCcaccgcgccccgccccgcccccgcgccccaccccgccctgcaCGTTAATAGTGGAATATACCAATTCTGTACAGAGACAGCTGCTTACATCCTCCACCTCTTCTTTGGGTTCACGGTGGGCAGTGATGGCCTCCGACTTCACTCTGTGGGATGAGGACGGGAGCGGGGCGGGAGTGAGGCCCCCCCCCCCGTGCACCACCGGGGCTGTGTCACACCTCTCAGCTGCTCGCAGGGCTCTCCCCTCAAGCTCTAGGCCCTGAGCATTCCTGCCGGAGCCCTGGGtccaccctccacccctgcccaTGTGCTCCCCGCCCGGCCAAGGAACAGGACCTCCAGTCAGCCCGCCAAGCGCTGGTGGGAAGGCAGTGCTGGCCAGGGGAGACCTGGCCCTGGGCCCCACAGACCCCGGCACAGGCGCCCCTTGCCTCGGGCCTGCCCCTCACACCTCCCTTTCCTGTCTGCAGCCAGAGACACCGGTCGGGAGAGCGGGGTGACGATGGAGGAAAAGGCCACAGGGAGGTGCGGAGCGCTGAGGGGGTACCCCAGCCGTTCCTGGGCTGAGGGCGAGGGCAAGCGGGGAGCGCCGGGACCCACAACGGCTAGAGgccctttcccctctccccttcccctgagCGAAAGGCCGCGTGTGAGCGCGGCGGGAAGGGCCGGCTCAGCCGTTGGATGAGGGACACCCACGACGAAGCGCTGTCCCTAGTGCAGGACTCCCGCAGGCGAGAGGAAGGGGCGCCCAGGGCGGGGCCGGACCCCGCCCTCCACGCCCGGCCCCGCCTCCACGGGAGCCCCGCCCCGCGGGTCACGCCCACCtcctcagctcctcctccaggtcttTGATGCGGTTCTCCAGTCTGAGTTTGGCCTGCCTGGCGGCCTCCAAGTCCCCCTTCAGCGCCTCCTGCTCCCCCGACAGCTGGTCCACCTTGGCGATGAGGTCGTTTTTCACCACGTTCAGAGCGTTTCtttgaaaagacagagagaggcgAGCTGCTGTGTGCATTAAGGGATGGGCTCTCAGAGGCAGCTGCCCACCCTGGTgatctgagcacacacaccctgGTCCCAAAAGTGAATGAGCGGTGACAGGTGGTGGTGAGAGGCTGTGACCACCGCCACCCTCTCCCCAGGAGGGTGGGCTCAGTCCAGTGGTTCCAGGTTTTCCCTGCAGGCCACCCTGCAGGCTGGGCGGCTGCAGCCGTTACAGGAGCCCCTGGCCGGTGGAGGGAGGGCATTCTTACTTGGTTTCTAGAAGCTGTGAGTTCTCCAGCAGCAGATTCCCCACTTCCTTGCCCATTCCTGAAACAAAGGGCACGGAGTTGTCACATGTGCATGGTGAAGCCAGACCCTGATGCCCATCCCTGCCTCAGAGTAACAAACGtctccctgggggagggggcgcaGCCCACGCTGGAAGGACCCCACCCACTGGGGCCGACGTGAGGGGCCAAGGACCAGAGGCCCGAACTGCAGGAAGACACCAGGCTGGGCCATTCCGGGAGAGGCCTCTGCTGGTCACGGCACAGGCTCTCCACCAAGCAACACAGTTGGGGAAGGACCTGCTGTGTGTGAGCTCGTGGGGTCTCGGCCTGGCCTCTGCAGGGCACTGGGCAGGTCCCCGGGTCCTGGTGGACACCGCAGCCCTGGGCTGACTTCTAGAGCTCAGCGATGGGGATTGCGGCTGTCTACTGACATGAAGTCTGCGCACCAGCAGGGCCCCGAGAGGCCTCTGCACCACCTCCTCCATCTCTGCCCACCCCGCCCAGCGTCACCACCCTCCCCCAGGAGCACAGAGGCTGCAGTTGTGGTGACAGGACAGGGCCCCAGGCCCAGGGGCAGGATGGCCCATGGCAGGTACAGCTCTCAGTGGGCTGGGAGCAGACCTGGGACCTGGCCCGAGGGCAGGGCCCGCAGGGGTCAGAGGTGGGAGTGAGGAGGGCAGCGCTCCCAGGGCGGTGCCTGGTGGGGACCCAGGAGGCCACAAAGCCCCAGAGCACGGCTGATCCTTTAGGACAGCCTCCCGCGCAGTTCACCCCACAGCCTAACACGGCCGTGGCACGAGGTGACCCCGCACAGTGTGCCCAGCCTGGGTCCCCTGCTGTTTCCGTCCCCAACTCCCCGTCCCCAGTGGGGCCTGCCTGCCCTTCAGGTGGGACACAGCTGGCCCTGGGCGCAGGCCTTCTGAACTAACGAGGCTCAGAGACGCTGAGGCTCCCCGCTAAGTCCATCGAGGGCCTGCTCCGAGGGGGTCAGGTGCCCACTCGCCACACCTGCTGGGGGCCCCACACCCCGCCCAGAAGCCACGGCCCTGCTGCCCCCACACGCCCCCCCATCAGGCTCAACAAAGCAAATGGCTCGGGAAGCGTGAGGGGGTGTCGGGGAGGCAGAGGAAGCCAGAAGTAGGGAAACGCGTACTGAACTGGGGCCTTGGCCTTACCAAAAAAATCATCACGCACTATGGGCGCCATCCCAGTCCCACGGGAGACAGGCGACCGGggcgggaggaggagagggagagaagagaagcgCGTTAAGCCCGTGTGACGAGCAGGCGGGGGGACGTCAGGGCTGCTGCTCATCAGGCTAGGGGTGCTTGCGGGAGCGGGATAGAAAGGTCACCCTTGGGCGACGCAGAGGCCTGCCAGGCCAGGAGCGCGGAGCGGTGAGGGGAagctcagggaagcccagcgGACATCTGACAGTGAActcctgggaggagggggagttAAGGGCGGGGTCTCTGCAAGTGACGGGGAGCTGTGCCAGGCCTGGTGCTTTTGAGTGGGTGTGTGGGGGATGACCACCTGAGGGTGGTCAGGGCCCCAGAGCCCCTGCTGAGAGCAGGCGGGCAGGGCCGTGGCTCAGGCGCCCCTTGCAGAGCACCCCTGACTTCCAGGCTGCACCCGACAGAGGGGAGACACCACAGAACCGGGCCCCCACGTGGTGTCGTTAACTCTCGGCCCTGCGGAAGCTGAAGAGACAGCCTAGGAGGAGAGGCCAGGTCCAGGGCGTGGCAGCTCCCCCTCACTTGTCAGGGTCGCTGTCCGCAGGCCAGTGAAGCAGACCAAAACAAGCTTCGGAGCAGCAGGGGGCTGGCAGCGGAAGCAAGCGTGCCTTGGTGGCTGGGGCCAGGGTCGGGTGCGGACGGGCTGCAGCTGGGGTGTCCCAGGGTGCCACCCCTCCACCGGGACGCCACCACGGGGAAGAGGGTCACAGCAGAGATACACACCTGAGAACTCCCCTGCAGCCACGTCCAGCGAGGCACGGCGAGACCGGGGGGAGGAAGCGACAAAGGTCAATTGGTGACTGAAACCAGCAGAATCGAGAGGCTCTTGTTAAAGAAAAAGCAGCAATGACCAGCCATTTCGGGTTGAAGAGCCCGAAAGAGTATGAGCGGACATCCCCAGGCCCGTGGGTGCCAACT
This genomic interval from Bos mutus isolate GX-2022 chromosome 25, NWIPB_WYAK_1.1, whole genome shotgun sequence contains the following:
- the MAPK8IP3 gene encoding C-Jun-amino-terminal kinase-interacting protein 3 isoform X6, with translation MMEIQMDEGGGVVVYQDDYCSGSVMSERVSGLAGSIYREFERLIHCYDEEVVKELMPLVVNVLENLDSVLSENQEHEVELELLREDNEQLLTQYEREKSLRKQAEEKFIEFEDALEQEKKELQIQVEHYEFQTRQLELKAKNYADQISRLEERESEMKKEYNALHQRHTEMIQTYVEHIERSKMQQVGGNSQTEGSLPGRSPRQSWRRSRKERPTSLSVFPLADGSVRAQIGGKPAPAGDHWHLSDLGQLQLSSSYQCPQDEMSESGQSSAAATPSTTGTKSNTPTSSVPSAAVTPLSEGLQPLGDYGGSKNGKRAREKRNSRNMEVQVTQEMRNVSIGMGSSDEWSDVQDIIDSTPELDMGREPRLDRTGSSPTQGIVNKAFGINTDSLYHELSTAGSEVIGDVDEGADLLEPLDSAGFSHQLTFVASSPRSRRASLDVAAGEFSVRDDFFGMGKEVGNLLLENSQLLETKNALNVVKNDLIAKVDQLSGEQEALKGDLEAARQAKLRLENRIKDLEEELRRVKSEAITAHREPKEEVEDDKIPMAQRRRFTRVEMARVLMERNQYKERLMELQEAVRWTEMIRASREHPSVQEKKKSTIWQFFSRLFSSSSSPPPAKRSYPSVNIHYKSPTTAGFSQRRNHGMCQSSAGSRPLEFFPDDDCTSSARREQKREQYRQVREHVRNDDGRLQACGWSLPAKYKQLSPNGGQEDTRMKNVPVPVYCRPLVEKDPTMKLWCAAGVNLSGWKLSEDGPGNGVKPAPGRDPLTCDREVEGEAKSNHASPEKKKAKELPEADATSSRVWILTSTLTTSKVVVIDANQPGTVVDQFTVCNAHVLCISSIPAASDGDYPPGEIFLDSDVNPEDSGADGVLAGITLVGCATRCNVPRSNCSSRGDTPVLDKGQGEVSAVANGKVNPAPSTEEATEATEVPDAGPSEAEAAAVRPGPLTEHVFTDPAPTPPPSTQPDSENGPEADVSGVQPEPEPSGDPAGSTSAAPTMWLGAQNGWLYVHSAVANWKKCLHSIKLKDSVLSLVHVKGRVLVALADGTLAIFHRGEDGQWDLSNYHLMDLGHPHHSIRCMAVVHDRVWCGYKNKVHVIQPKTMQIEKSFDAHPRRESQVRQLAWIGDGVWVSIRLDSTLRLYHAHTHQHLQDVDIEPYVSKMLGTGKLGFSFVRITALLIAGNRLWVGTGNGVVISIPLTETVVLHRGQLLGLRANKTSPTSGEGARPGGVIHVYGDDSSDRAASSFIPYCSMAQAQLCFHGHRDAVKFFVSVPGNVLATLNGSVLDSPSEGPGPTAPAADAEAQKLKNVLVLSGGEGYIDFRIGDGEDDEPEEGAGDVSQVKPVLSKAERSHIIVWQVSYTPE
- the MAPK8IP3 gene encoding C-Jun-amino-terminal kinase-interacting protein 3 isoform X1, translated to MMEIQMDEGGGVVVYQDDYCSGSVMSERVSGLAGSIYREFERLIHCYDEEVVKELMPLVVNVLENLDSVLSENQEHEVELELLREDNEQLLTQYEREKSLRKQAEEKFIEFEDALEQEKKELQIQVEHYEFQTRQLELKAKNYADQISRLEERESEMKKEYNALHQRHTEMIQTYVEHIERSKMQQVGGNSQTEGSLPGRSPRQSWRRSRKERPTSLSVFPLADGSVRAQIGGKPAPAGDHWHLSDLGQLQLSSSYQCPQDEMSESGQSSAAATPSTTGTKSNTPTSSVPSAAVTPLSEGLQPLGDYGGSKNGKRAREKRNSRNMEVQVTQEMRNVSIGMGSSDEWSDVQDIIDSTPELDMGREPRLDRTGSSPTQGIVNKAFGINTDSLYHELSTAGSEVIGDVDEGADLLEPLDSAGFSHQLTFVASSPRSRRASLDVAAGEFSVRDDFFGMGKEVGNLLLENSQLLETKNALNVVKNDLIAKVDQLSGEQEALKGDLEAARQAKLRLENRIKDLEEELRRVKSEAITAHREPKEEVEDVSSCLCTELDKIPMAQRRRFTRVEMARVLMERNQYKERLMELQEAVRWTEMIRASREHPSVQEKKKSTIWQFFSRLFSSSSSPPPAKRSYPSVNIHYKSPTTAGFSQRRNHGMCQSSAGSRPLEFFPDDDCTSSARREQKREQYRQVREHVRNDDGRLQACGWSLPAKYKQLSPNGGQEDTRMKNVPVPVYCRPLVEKDPTMKLWCAAGVNLSGWKLSEDGPGNGVKPAPGRDPLTCDREVEGEAKSNHASPEKKKAKELPEADATSSRVWILTSTLTTSKVVVIDANQPGTVVDQFTVCNAHVLCISSIPAASDGDYPPGEIFLDSDVNPEDSGADGVLAGITLVGCATRCNVPRSNCSSRGDTPVLDKGQGEVSAVANGKVNPAPSTEEATEATEVPDAGPSEAEAAAVRPGPLTEHVFTDPAPTPPPSTQPDSENGPEADVSGVQPEPEPSGDPAGSTSAAPTMWLGAQNGWLYVHSAVANWKKCLHSIKLKDSVLSLVHVKGRVLVALADGTLAIFHRGEDGQWDLSNYHLMDLGHPHHSIRCMAVVHDRVWCGYKNKVHVIQPKTMQIEKSFDAHPRRESQVRQLAWIGDGVWVSIRLDSTLRLYHAHTHQHLQDVDIEPYVSKMLGTGKLGFSFVRITALLIAGNRLWVGTGNGVVISIPLTETVVLHRGQLLGLRANKTSPTSGEGARPGGVIHVYGDDSSDRAASSFIPYCSMAQAQLCFHGHRDAVKFFVSVPGNVLATLNGSVLDSPSEGPGPTAPAADAEAQKLKNVLVLSGGEGYIDFRIGDGEDDEPEEGAGDVSQVKPVLSKAERSHIIVWQVSYTPE